In Haemorhous mexicanus isolate bHaeMex1 chromosome 6, bHaeMex1.pri, whole genome shotgun sequence, a single window of DNA contains:
- the GPATCH2L gene encoding G patch domain-containing protein 2-like isoform X5, whose protein sequence is MDELVHDLASALEQTSEQNKLDELWEEMALSPRQQRRQLRKRRGRKRRSDFTHQAEHACCYSEASESSLDEAVKDCREVLTANFSDSDDMAVVKRHPALSATLRSKQHLWHESDSFTENAPCRPLRRRRKVKRVTSEVAASLQQKLRVSEWNYERGCRFKSAKKQRLSRWKENAPWTSSSHGLCESGENRPFLSNGGRKERMECEADDQKQGSDENMSECETSSVCSSSDTGLFTNDEGRQGDDEQSDWFYEGECVPGFTVPNLLPKWGADHRSEVERIDSGLDKLSVSTFLLPSQPAQRGFHARLNRLPGAAARCLRKGRRRLVGKETSMSTLGTERLGHVVSDPRQKDFWLPSMGKRDRNQASKCPPGTTMFKGHQEETKASCSLHV, encoded by the exons ATGGATGAACTGGTGCATGACTTGGCCTCAGCTTTAGAGCAGACTTCAGAGCAAAACAAACTGGATGAGCTATGGGAAGAGATGGCTCTAAGCCCAAGGCAGCAACGGCGTCAGCTTCGCAAGAGACGGGGTCGTAAACGACGCTCAGACTTCACACATCAGGCAGAACATGCCTGCTGCTACAGCGAGGCCTCTGAGTCGAGCTTGGACGAAGCTGTCAAGGATTGCCGTGAGGTGCTGACAGCTAATTTCAGTGACTCTGATGACATGGCAGTGGTCAAACGGCATCCAGCTCTTAGTGCCACCCTGAGGAGCAAGCAACACTTGTGGCATGAGTCAGACTCCTTTACAGAGAATGCACCCTGCCGACCTCTCAGGCGCCGACGGAAAGTCAAACGTGTGACATCAGAGGTGGCTGCCAGTCTCCAGCAAAAGCTCAGGGTGTCAGAGTGGAACTATGAGAGGGGCTGCAGGTTCAAGTCAGCCAAAAAACAGCGTCTTTCACGCTGGAAAGAGAATGCCCCTTGGACATCATCCAGTCATGGCCTTTGTGAGTCAGGAGAGAACAGGCCCTTCCTCAGCAACGGGGGAAGGAAGGAGCGGATGGAGTGTGAAGCTGATGATCAGAAACAGGGTTCAGATGAAAACATGTCGGAATG tgaaaccagcagtgtttgcagcagcagtgaTACTGGCCTGTTTACCAATGATGAAGGCCGCCAAG GAGATGATGAGCAAAGTGATTGGTTTTATGAAGGAGAGTGTGTTCCAGGATTCACTGTCCCCAACCTTCTTCCCAAGTGGGGAGCTGATCACCGATCTGAAGTGGAGAGGATTGACTCAGGCCTGGACAAGCTCTCTGTTTCCACCTTCCTTTTGCCCTCACAGCCAGCTCAGAGAG GATTTCATGCTCGCCTGAATCgccttccaggagctgctgcccgtTGTCTCCGTAAAGGTCGGAGGAGGCTGGTTGGCAAG gaGACCTCCATGAGCACTCTGGGCACCGAGAGGCTAGGTCACGTTGTCAGTGATCCGCGCCAGAAAGA TTTTTGGTTACCATCCATGGGGAAGAGAGATCGCAACCAG
- the GPATCH2L gene encoding G patch domain-containing protein 2-like isoform X3: MDELVHDLASALEQTSEQNKLDELWEEMALSPRQQRRQLRKRRGRKRRSDFTHQAEHACCYSEASESSLDEAVKDCREVLTANFSDSDDMAVVKRHPALSATLRSKQHLWHESDSFTENAPCRPLRRRRKVKRVTSEVAASLQQKLRVSEWNYERGCRFKSAKKQRLSRWKENAPWTSSSHGLCESGENRPFLSNGGRKERMECEADDQKQGSDENMSECETSSVCSSSDTGLFTNDEGRQGDDEQSDWFYEGECVPGFTVPNLLPKWGADHRSEVERIDSGLDKLSVSTFLLPSQPAQRGFHARLNRLPGAAARCLRKGRRRLVGKETSMSTLGTERLGHVVSDPRQKDFWLPSMGKRDRNQFNPLSPLYSLDVLADASHRRCSPAHCTARQANVHLGPPCSRDIKRKRKPAAASMSSPTSGPASVISFFAT; encoded by the exons ATGGATGAACTGGTGCATGACTTGGCCTCAGCTTTAGAGCAGACTTCAGAGCAAAACAAACTGGATGAGCTATGGGAAGAGATGGCTCTAAGCCCAAGGCAGCAACGGCGTCAGCTTCGCAAGAGACGGGGTCGTAAACGACGCTCAGACTTCACACATCAGGCAGAACATGCCTGCTGCTACAGCGAGGCCTCTGAGTCGAGCTTGGACGAAGCTGTCAAGGATTGCCGTGAGGTGCTGACAGCTAATTTCAGTGACTCTGATGACATGGCAGTGGTCAAACGGCATCCAGCTCTTAGTGCCACCCTGAGGAGCAAGCAACACTTGTGGCATGAGTCAGACTCCTTTACAGAGAATGCACCCTGCCGACCTCTCAGGCGCCGACGGAAAGTCAAACGTGTGACATCAGAGGTGGCTGCCAGTCTCCAGCAAAAGCTCAGGGTGTCAGAGTGGAACTATGAGAGGGGCTGCAGGTTCAAGTCAGCCAAAAAACAGCGTCTTTCACGCTGGAAAGAGAATGCCCCTTGGACATCATCCAGTCATGGCCTTTGTGAGTCAGGAGAGAACAGGCCCTTCCTCAGCAACGGGGGAAGGAAGGAGCGGATGGAGTGTGAAGCTGATGATCAGAAACAGGGTTCAGATGAAAACATGTCGGAATG tgaaaccagcagtgtttgcagcagcagtgaTACTGGCCTGTTTACCAATGATGAAGGCCGCCAAG GAGATGATGAGCAAAGTGATTGGTTTTATGAAGGAGAGTGTGTTCCAGGATTCACTGTCCCCAACCTTCTTCCCAAGTGGGGAGCTGATCACCGATCTGAAGTGGAGAGGATTGACTCAGGCCTGGACAAGCTCTCTGTTTCCACCTTCCTTTTGCCCTCACAGCCAGCTCAGAGAG GATTTCATGCTCGCCTGAATCgccttccaggagctgctgcccgtTGTCTCCGTAAAGGTCGGAGGAGGCTGGTTGGCAAG gaGACCTCCATGAGCACTCTGGGCACCGAGAGGCTAGGTCACGTTGTCAGTGATCCGCGCCAGAAAGA TTTTTGGTTACCATCCATGGGGAAGAGAGATCGCAACCAG TTCAATCCATTATCTCCTCTGTACTCTCTGGATGTGCTTGCTGATGCTTCCCACCGAAGATGCTCACCAGCACACTGCACTGCCAG